From the genome of Methanobrevibacter smithii ATCC 35061, one region includes:
- a CDS encoding cation diffusion facilitator family transporter, protein MDEFRTKGGTKAAIVGIGSNTFLTIFNIGIGIISGSYALISEGAHTLSDVATSIIAYLGFRIGQKPADEEHPLGHGRAEAIAGLIIVLFLTMVAYEIMTGAINKIVHPELITTPSYLAAVMALIGIGVNLCISRYIIALGKKIRSPAIVADGNHQKVDIFSSVAILVGVFASNSGYSIIDPVIGLIIGLFVLKTAYTIGKENIDNIMGKIPSKELIKDIEKAATKTPQVLGAHNIKVEYLGSYSVVSLHIELDENMTLKESHKIVHRAQNNVLKKVPLVKSVTIHACPAGIEYDHKQEIDK, encoded by the coding sequence AAAGGCGGAACAAAAGCAGCAATTGTTGGAATAGGTTCAAATACTTTCCTTACTATTTTTAATATTGGAATTGGGATCATATCCGGAAGTTATGCATTAATCTCTGAAGGAGCTCATACTTTATCAGATGTTGCAACTTCCATAATTGCATATCTTGGATTTAGAATAGGTCAAAAACCTGCTGATGAAGAACATCCTTTGGGACATGGCCGTGCTGAAGCTATTGCCGGACTTATAATCGTATTATTTTTAACTATGGTAGCTTATGAAATCATGACTGGAGCTATAAACAAAATAGTCCATCCCGAACTTATAACAACCCCAAGTTATCTTGCTGCAGTTATGGCATTAATTGGAATAGGCGTTAATCTTTGTATAAGCAGATATATTATTGCACTTGGAAAAAAAATAAGAAGTCCTGCTATTGTAGCAGACGGAAATCATCAGAAAGTAGATATTTTCTCATCAGTAGCTATATTGGTTGGAGTTTTTGCATCAAATAGTGGATACTCTATAATTGATCCTGTCATAGGTCTTATTATTGGATTATTTGTTTTAAAAACTGCATATACTATTGGAAAAGAAAATATAGATAATATTATGGGAAAAATACCTTCTAAAGAATTGATTAAAGATATTGAAAAAGCAGCTACCAAAACTCCTCAGGTACTGGGAGCACATAATATTAAAGTGGAATATTTGGGGTCTTATTCCGTTGTTTCACTGCATATTGAACTTGATGAAAATATGACTTTAAAAGAATCACATAAAATAGTTCATAGAGCTCAAAATAATGTGCTTAAAAAAGTTCCATTAGTAAAATCAGTAACAATACATGCTTGTCCAGCAGGAATAGAATATGACCATAAACAAGAAATAGATAAATAA
- a CDS encoding CBS domain-containing protein — MMLDKKVKEIMTTDVITTPSNVDVVNAFEELMEHKISAMPVVDDGELVGIITATDLGHNLILDKYELGTDVKSIMIKDVVTVSPENTIQEAIEIMQSHAPDSNILNQLPVVENGKLVGIISDGDIIKLIL, encoded by the coding sequence ATGATGTTAGACAAGAAAGTAAAGGAAATAATGACAACTGATGTAATTACTACACCTTCTAATGTAGATGTGGTTAATGCATTTGAAGAACTTATGGAACATAAAATAAGTGCAATGCCGGTTGTTGATGATGGTGAACTGGTAGGTATTATCACTGCAACTGATTTGGGTCATAATTTAATATTGGATAAATATGAATTAGGAACTGATGTTAAATCTATTATGATTAAAGATGTTGTAACTGTTTCACCTGAAAATACTATTCAGGAAGCTATTGAAATCATGCAGTCTCACGCTCCTGATTCAAACATATTAAATCAGTTGCCTGTTGTTGAAAATGGCAAATTAGTAGGAATTATTTCCGATGGAGACATAATTAAGTTAATATTATAA
- a CDS encoding 2-phosphoglycerate kinase, translating into MIMIKGAVGKKEYKEPFSKGIMARSLHITDLGHDEAYEIASCIENKLLEENISEISIEDLAIFVTNYLKNYVDPVLAEKYIKWRNVRKSKEPLIILIGGASGVGTSSMAFELASRLGLKNLISTDMIREVMRKIVSKELSPVIHKSSFNAYESIRTPLLGPDPVVEGFISHVDVVNVGVEAVIERALKEGISIIIEGVHIVPGFIKEDLIRKSNVILFTLIVRDEDTHKSRFYSRCRQPWVKRSLDNYLSNFHLIRKTQSFMIDQAIKHNSKIIDNVDVKYTIDIMVNDIIEKYGGSYDVRQESKGNNDN; encoded by the coding sequence ATGATTATGATTAAGGGTGCTGTTGGTAAAAAGGAGTACAAAGAACCTTTTTCGAAAGGTATAATGGCTCGTTCTTTACACATCACTGATTTGGGACATGATGAAGCTTATGAAATAGCTTCATGTATTGAAAATAAACTTCTTGAAGAAAATATTTCTGAAATTTCTATTGAAGATTTGGCTATCTTTGTAACTAATTATTTGAAAAATTATGTGGACCCTGTTCTTGCAGAGAAATATATCAAGTGGAGAAATGTTAGAAAATCAAAAGAGCCCCTTATTATTTTAATTGGTGGAGCTTCAGGAGTTGGAACTTCATCTATGGCATTTGAATTGGCCAGTCGTTTAGGATTAAAAAACTTAATCAGTACAGATATGATACGTGAGGTTATGCGTAAAATAGTTTCTAAAGAATTAAGTCCTGTTATTCATAAATCTAGTTTTAATGCATATGAGAGTATTAGAACACCGCTTTTAGGTCCTGATCCTGTTGTTGAAGGTTTTATTAGTCATGTGGATGTTGTGAATGTAGGTGTGGAAGCTGTTATTGAAAGAGCATTAAAAGAAGGAATAAGTATCATTATTGAGGGAGTTCATATAGTACCGGGATTCATAAAAGAGGACCTTATCCGTAAAAGCAATGTGATTTTATTTACCTTGATTGTTAGGGATGAAGATACACACAAATCCCGGTTTTATTCAAGATGCAGACAGCCATGGGTTAAACGTTCACTTGATAATTATTTGAGTAATTTTCATTTAATCAGGAAAACCCAGTCTTTTATGATTGATCAGGCAATAAAACATAATTCAAAAATTATTGATAATGTTGATGTTAAATATACTATTGATATAATGGTTAATGACATTATTGAAAAATATGGAGGAAGTTATGATGTTAGACAAGAAAGTAAAGGAAATAATGACAACTGA
- a CDS encoding metallophosphoesterase family protein, which translates to MKILAISDVHGEDNENLYKYLNNNDIDIVIITGDITNFGPLEFVDEFIGKILDCDCEVMAVPGNCDPAGICNAIRESDAICLHNNILSFDNVVLFGYGGSNPTPFDTPGEIQDNKIYGDVYELLANYDFVANDEVPKVKILVTHAPPYNTGADLTESGDHVGSQGILKSIHEFQPQINICGHIHEAKSISKIGNTTDVANPGMLKDNGAVLIDVGEGADYTINIISLDE; encoded by the coding sequence ATGAAAATTTTAGCAATAAGTGACGTTCACGGAGAAGACAACGAGAATTTATACAAATATCTTAATAATAATGACATTGATATTGTCATTATCACTGGAGATATTACTAATTTTGGCCCATTGGAGTTTGTTGATGAATTTATTGGCAAAATACTTGATTGTGACTGTGAAGTGATGGCTGTTCCAGGTAACTGTGATCCTGCAGGAATATGCAATGCAATTAGAGAATCAGATGCAATCTGTTTACACAATAACATTTTATCTTTTGATAATGTTGTTTTATTCGGATACGGTGGTTCCAATCCTACACCATTTGATACTCCTGGTGAGATTCAAGATAATAAAATCTATGGGGATGTTTATGAATTATTAGCTAATTATGATTTTGTAGCTAATGATGAAGTACCTAAAGTAAAAATATTGGTTACTCATGCTCCTCCTTATAATACTGGTGCCGATTTAACTGAAAGCGGAGATCACGTCGGCAGTCAGGGAATTTTAAAATCTATTCACGAGTTCCAGCCTCAAATTAATATCTGCGGTCATATTCATGAAGCAAAATCCATTAGTAAAATTGGAAATACTACAGATGTAGCTAATCCTGGAATGCTTAAGGATAATGGTGCAGTTTTAATTGATGTTGGTGAAGGTGCGGATTATACAATTAATATAATCTCTTTAGATGAGTAA
- a CDS encoding DUF2096 domain-containing protein, translated as MSLPSEQNWLIVFNLLTDLNKKGYDIPKGINPELGLIRSSISSYKKDPSHPDLINSLAKAEMSLNSIQETLLELASQEGEEYVDKWLGLFKDAMHGKEVFEFPKSRSTFIVNTPPGLTTGRITLKKALAEERVQEIAEWNGLIIEFEDDVTVDLHGDKEDLKTGLKEMGSFFLE; from the coding sequence ATGAGTTTACCTTCTGAGCAAAATTGGTTAATTGTTTTTAATCTTTTAACCGATTTAAATAAAAAAGGTTATGATATTCCTAAAGGAATTAATCCGGAATTAGGTTTAATCAGATCTTCAATAAGCTCATATAAAAAAGACCCATCTCATCCTGATTTAATTAATAGTTTAGCTAAAGCTGAAATGTCTTTAAACAGTATTCAAGAAACACTCTTGGAATTAGCTTCACAAGAAGGTGAAGAATATGTTGACAAATGGTTAGGTTTATTCAAAGATGCAATGCATGGTAAAGAAGTTTTTGAATTTCCTAAATCCCGTTCAACATTCATTGTTAACACTCCTCCGGGATTAACAACAGGGAGAATAACATTGAAAAAAGCATTGGCTGAAGAAAGAGTTCAAGAAATAGCTGAATGGAATGGTCTAATAATTGAATTTGAAGATGATGTTACTGTCGATCTTCATGGAGATAAAGAAGACCTTAAAACAGGTTTGAAAGAAATGGGATCTTTCTTTTTAGAATAA
- a CDS encoding DUF749 domain-containing protein, with amino-acid sequence MFVATLDGIFKYPDIPEEYEPYVQFKATIEKREVKDGDDLAILSISGTDSHHVLFLDSYNNIREIEKELKDADAKINHTTLKIIGGHL; translated from the coding sequence ATGTTTGTAGCAACATTAGATGGTATATTTAAATATCCAGATATTCCTGAAGAGTACGAACCATACGTACAATTCAAAGCAACTATTGAAAAAAGAGAAGTAAAAGATGGTGATGATTTAGCTATATTAAGTATTTCCGGTACTGATAGCCACCATGTATTATTTTTAGATTCTTATAATAACATTAGAGAAATTGAAAAAGAATTAAAAGATGCTGATGCTAAAATTAATCACACAACCTTAAAAATCATAGGTGGACATTTATGA
- the hdrB gene encoding CoB--CoM heterodisulfide reductase subunit B, producing the protein MEIAYFLGCIMNNRYPGIEKATRQLFDALDIELKDMEGASCCPAPGVFGSFDEKTWASIAARNLSIAEDMGMDIMTECNGCFGSLTECNHMLKESEDKKAEINEVLSEVGKEFKGTTEVKHFAQILRDDVGYEKLASLIEKPLDLNVAVHYGCHFLKPTAEIGIEEQAEDPSILDDLVEITGAKSVPYEDKMMCCGAGGGLRSRDLDVTLSYTKEKLEHMTEAGVDAIVNVCPFCHLQFDQGQTEVNDKYGTDYALPVFHLAQLYGLAMGLTADDLTLDAQAIDAAPALAKALGENAK; encoded by the coding sequence ATGGAAATTGCATACTTCTTAGGTTGTATTATGAACAACCGTTACCCTGGTATTGAAAAAGCAACCAGACAATTATTTGACGCATTAGATATTGAATTAAAAGACATGGAAGGAGCATCTTGTTGTCCTGCTCCTGGTGTATTTGGTTCTTTTGATGAAAAAACATGGGCTTCCATTGCAGCTCGTAACTTATCCATTGCAGAAGATATGGGAATGGATATTATGACTGAATGTAATGGTTGTTTCGGTTCTTTAACTGAATGTAATCACATGTTAAAAGAAAGTGAAGACAAAAAAGCAGAAATTAATGAAGTTTTATCTGAAGTTGGTAAAGAATTCAAAGGAACTACTGAAGTAAAACACTTTGCACAAATCTTAAGAGACGATGTAGGATACGAAAAATTAGCATCCCTCATTGAAAAACCTTTAGACTTAAATGTTGCTGTTCACTACGGATGCCACTTCTTAAAACCAACTGCTGAAATCGGTATTGAAGAACAAGCAGAAGACCCATCTATCTTAGATGATTTAGTAGAAATCACTGGTGCTAAATCTGTACCTTACGAAGACAAAATGATGTGCTGTGGTGCAGGTGGAGGATTAAGATCCAGAGATTTAGATGTAACTTTAAGCTACACTAAAGAAAAACTCGAACACATGACTGAAGCTGGTGTAGATGCTATCGTTAATGTATGTCCGTTCTGTCACTTACAATTTGACCAAGGTCAAACTGAAGTAAATGATAAATACGGAACCGACTACGCATTACCTGTTTTCCACTTAGCTCAATTATATGGATTAGCTATGGGATTAACAGCTGATGATTTAACTTTAGATGCACAAGCTATTGATGCAGCTCCTGCTTTAGCTAAAGCATTAGGTGAAAACGCTAAATAA
- the hdrC gene encoding CoB--CoM heterodisulfide reductase subunit C: MSIIDNLKSLFKRGKDNEEKGIDDLKSEDTKVTSSNNLDESIVSGTKTTEPMVKIKISSDDTEDMTFKKDVKTSETSDVEENEEIAPEIDDAEEKTEVLDELDILTDDSNEDDEVSEDENNTTETEDESIDESEEVVNDEKVENEVSKDNDKKRDNMTLLTDKELLTDANRDKEFTAEFIDAGIETVKHCFQCGTCGGSCPSGRRTPYKVRQIVRKCLLGLKEEVISDDALWMCTTCYTCQERCPRSVKIVEIIKKARNVAAHAGYMALAHKKTGLFVIKTGHGVPINDATKALRSKIGLSELPATTHSFPEALEEVQKICEITAFDELIGYDKATGDLKE; this comes from the coding sequence ATGTCTATTATTGATAATCTAAAATCTTTATTTAAAAGAGGTAAAGATAATGAAGAAAAAGGTATTGATGATTTAAAATCTGAAGATACCAAAGTTACATCTTCCAACAATCTTGATGAAAGTATTGTTTCAGGAACTAAAACTACTGAACCTATGGTTAAGATTAAAATTAGTTCAGATGACACTGAGGATATGACTTTTAAAAAAGACGTTAAGACTTCTGAAACTAGTGATGTTGAAGAAAACGAAGAAATTGCTCCGGAAATTGATGATGCAGAGGAAAAAACTGAAGTTCTTGACGAACTAGATATTTTAACTGATGATTCAAATGAGGATGATGAAGTTTCTGAAGATGAAAATAACACCACTGAAACTGAAGACGAGTCAATTGATGAGTCTGAAGAAGTAGTTAACGACGAAAAAGTTGAAAACGAAGTTTCAAAAGATAATGATAAAAAGAGAGATAATATGACTTTATTGACTGATAAAGAATTATTAACCGATGCAAATCGTGATAAAGAATTTACAGCAGAATTCATTGATGCTGGAATCGAAACAGTTAAACATTGTTTCCAATGTGGTACCTGTGGTGGAAGTTGTCCTTCTGGAAGAAGAACTCCTTATAAAGTAAGACAAATAGTAAGGAAATGTTTACTTGGTTTAAAAGAAGAAGTAATTTCCGATGATGCTTTATGGATGTGTACTACTTGTTACACCTGTCAAGAAAGATGTCCTAGAAGTGTTAAAATCGTTGAAATCATTAAAAAAGCACGTAACGTTGCTGCTCATGCTGGTTACATGGCTCTTGCTCACAAAAAAACTGGTTTATTTGTAATTAAAACCGGTCACGGAGTACCTATTAATGATGCAACTAAAGCTTTAAGATCCAAAATCGGTCTTTCAGAATTACCTGCAACCACTCATTCATTCCCAGAAGCTTTAGAAGAAGTACAAAAAATATGTGAAATCACTGCTTTTGATGAATTAATTGGTTATGATAAAGCAACCGGAGATTTAAAAGAATAA
- a CDS encoding archaeosine tRNA-ribosyltransferase, with translation MFKLIEKFEIKSHDGPGRVGKINDAATPKLFFKNDIKIAPSEGSAYNIDREIAQFNVKETLKLAKENVDKCNVAVIQGSKYIDLRIDCLKQLEEIGYNGFIIANSDELLLHPKDLSNMIVNLRKNMHPTSYLIFSFAEPSFMPLLAYIGVDGFLADSSNYYSYLNVLLTPTKTYDLETYPIYENITREELEEKNIEALNFVIKEIQTHMKNSSLRNLVEERSLTSPQNVSALKILDKQHKDYLLEYSQLF, from the coding sequence ATGTTTAAATTGATTGAAAAATTTGAAATAAAATCACATGATGGACCTGGAAGAGTTGGAAAAATAAACGATGCAGCTACCCCCAAATTATTTTTTAAAAATGATATTAAAATAGCACCTTCTGAAGGGTCTGCATATAATATTGACCGTGAAATTGCCCAATTCAATGTTAAAGAAACTTTAAAACTAGCTAAAGAAAATGTAGATAAATGCAATGTAGCTGTAATTCAAGGTTCAAAATATATTGATTTAAGAATTGATTGTCTAAAACAGTTAGAAGAAATAGGTTATAACGGATTTATAATAGCTAACAGTGATGAATTATTATTACATCCGAAAGATCTAAGCAATATGATTGTTAATTTAAGAAAAAATATGCACCCGACCAGCTATTTAATATTTTCATTTGCTGAACCATCATTTATGCCTCTTTTAGCTTACATAGGTGTTGATGGATTTTTAGCGGATTCCAGCAATTATTATAGTTATTTAAATGTTCTGTTAACTCCAACTAAAACATATGACCTGGAAACTTACCCCATTTATGAAAACATAACAAGAGAAGAACTTGAAGAAAAAAATATTGAAGCTCTTAATTTTGTAATTAAAGAAATCCAAACTCATATGAAAAACAGTTCATTGAGAAATTTAGTTGAAGAAAGGTCACTTACCAGTCCTCAAAATGTTTCTGCTTTAAAAATATTAGATAAACAACATAAAGATTATCTTTTAGAATACAGTCAATTATTTTAA
- a CDS encoding coiled-coil domain-containing protein yields MENDDYRTVRVYTKKYTSKDKDGNAIEKESKQKQVSLKKEDPFEDNDLVRVLSSEEYEELVGNQFSQDKLNEYEEIINKKDNQIADLNNQINILKNSFFDNVDDLKEQINDKDELIKAKDEIQELNKKLNKVDEERVAIFKELDYKNKMILAYNVELNKSILNAINVVIDEARDNINKRNAQLVEDLEKSISKAKHDVNEKNKAIAFEINSTIDDMNEQIRETSMIKMLLNKNKINLKVPTEDLLKPFEFDFSVEQFLSGQALELDASEILKEVMPKLPEPFSKYIDTLDDDEYETAPIDVKHKKGD; encoded by the coding sequence ATGGAAAATGATGATTATAGAACTGTCAGAGTCTATACTAAAAAGTACACTAGCAAAGACAAAGACGGTAATGCTATTGAAAAGGAATCAAAACAAAAACAGGTTAGTCTCAAAAAAGAAGACCCTTTTGAAGATAATGATCTTGTTCGTGTTCTTTCAAGTGAAGAATATGAGGAATTGGTTGGCAATCAGTTTTCTCAGGATAAATTAAACGAGTATGAAGAAATTATTAATAAAAAAGACAATCAGATTGCCGATTTAAATAATCAGATAAATATACTTAAAAATTCATTTTTTGATAATGTGGACGATTTAAAAGAACAGATTAATGATAAGGATGAACTGATTAAAGCTAAGGATGAAATTCAGGAACTTAATAAAAAACTTAATAAAGTAGATGAAGAAAGAGTAGCTATTTTTAAAGAGCTTGATTATAAAAATAAGATGATTTTAGCTTACAATGTGGAATTAAACAAGTCTATTCTTAATGCAATTAATGTTGTCATTGATGAAGCAAGAGACAATATTAATAAGAGAAATGCTCAGTTAGTTGAAGATTTAGAAAAATCCATATCTAAAGCTAAACATGATGTAAATGAGAAGAATAAAGCTATAGCATTTGAGATAAATAGTACTATTGATGACATGAATGAACAAATTCGTGAGACAAGCATGATTAAAATGCTATTAAATAAAAACAAGATTAATTTAAAAGTACCTACTGAGGATTTGCTTAAACCTTTTGAGTTTGATTTCAGTGTCGAACAGTTTTTGTCAGGTCAGGCATTAGAACTTGATGCGTCTGAAATTTTAAAGGAAGTAATGCCTAAACTTCCTGAACCATTTTCCAAATATATTGACACATTAGATGATGATGAATATGAAACAGCACCTATTGATGTTAAACACAAAAAGGGAGATTAG
- the dph5 gene encoding diphthine synthase, with translation MFLKSYTMFYLVGLGLFDAGDISLKGLKCLKSVDKIYAEFFTSRLFGSSFDEIESQIGKKIEVLVRNEVEEESKFLDEAIDLDVALITGGDPLIATTHSDFLVQCSKKGIDYEVIHGSSILSSAPAISGLQGYKFGKVTTIPFPDHNFYPKSPYTAIEENLAMELHTLVLLDIQAHKDRYMTVNQGLEYLMNIKNTLDYDGAVTEDTLAVGIARVGSKDVVVKAGKISQLIDYDFGGPLHCIVIPSKLHIVEAEYLVEIAGADSEILDEI, from the coding sequence ATGTTTTTAAAATCTTATACTATGTTTTATTTAGTTGGATTAGGATTATTTGATGCAGGCGATATCAGTCTTAAAGGTTTGAAATGTTTAAAAAGTGTCGATAAAATTTATGCGGAATTTTTCACTTCCAGATTATTTGGTTCTAGCTTTGATGAGATTGAATCTCAGATAGGTAAAAAAATTGAAGTTTTAGTTAGAAATGAAGTTGAAGAAGAAAGTAAATTTTTAGATGAAGCTATTGATTTGGATGTAGCTTTAATTACTGGAGGGGATCCTTTAATAGCTACTACCCACAGTGATTTTTTAGTTCAATGTTCTAAAAAAGGCATTGATTACGAAGTGATTCACGGATCATCTATTTTATCTTCTGCACCGGCTATTTCCGGACTTCAAGGCTATAAGTTCGGTAAGGTTACAACCATTCCTTTCCCTGATCATAATTTCTATCCAAAATCTCCATATACAGCTATTGAAGAGAACTTGGCTATGGAGTTACATACTTTAGTTTTACTTGATATTCAAGCTCATAAAGACCGTTACATGACTGTTAATCAGGGTTTGGAATATCTGATGAATATTAAAAATACTTTAGATTATGATGGGGCAGTTACTGAAGATACTCTTGCTGTTGGTATTGCAAGGGTAGGCTCTAAAGATGTTGTTGTAAAAGCCGGTAAAATTAGTCAGTTGATTGATTATGATTTTGGAGGACCTCTTCACTGTATTGTTATTCCTTCCAAACTTCATATTGTTGAAGCAGAATATCTGGTTGAGATAGCTGGAGCTGACAGTGAAATTCTTGATGAAATTTAA
- a CDS encoding class I SAM-dependent methyltransferase — protein MKSVKVPLKELNNTRKKLMEKQLMNMDYKIKTEDEYGFIPINTDADFKCNYEIVDVELEAMKRYPKNISELLKDDLTSKEIEDLKTSFDIIGDIVIVEIPENLEEKKSKIGKATLEFTKRKSVYMKKSAIHGTIRIRDLELIAGKNNPVTIHKEHGTRLKLNVEEVYFSPRLATERKRVSDSVEENENILDMFCGIGPFPVVIAKNNNVNITAVDINKNAIKYLNENIRLNKLHNIEAICGDINEVSKNLNKKYDRIIMNLPGLAYEFLDLAMTLTANNGIINYYEFSDSYGQGIERLQKAAKKENKKVEILNTRKVKSSSPGMWHVAIDAKVIS, from the coding sequence ATGAAATCAGTTAAAGTTCCATTAAAAGAATTAAATAACACAAGAAAAAAGCTGATGGAAAAACAGTTAATGAATATGGATTACAAAATAAAAACAGAAGATGAATACGGTTTCATACCAATAAATACTGATGCTGATTTTAAGTGCAATTATGAAATTGTTGATGTCGAATTAGAAGCCATGAAAAGATATCCTAAAAACATAAGTGAACTGCTTAAAGATGATTTAACTTCTAAAGAAATTGAAGATTTAAAAACATCATTTGATATAATCGGAGACATTGTAATTGTAGAAATTCCAGAGAATTTGGAAGAAAAAAAATCAAAAATCGGAAAAGCTACCCTTGAATTTACCAAAAGAAAATCAGTTTACATGAAAAAAAGCGCAATACACGGAACAATAAGAATTAGGGATTTGGAACTTATTGCAGGTAAAAACAATCCTGTAACCATCCATAAAGAACATGGAACACGCTTAAAGCTAAATGTTGAAGAAGTTTATTTCTCACCAAGACTAGCTACTGAACGAAAAAGAGTAAGTGACAGTGTAGAAGAAAATGAAAATATTCTGGATATGTTCTGTGGAATCGGCCCTTTTCCTGTAGTAATAGCTAAAAACAATAATGTAAACATTACTGCTGTTGACATTAATAAAAATGCAATAAAATACTTAAATGAAAATATCCGCTTAAACAAACTACATAATATTGAAGCTATCTGCGGCGACATTAATGAAGTTAGTAAAAATCTAAATAAAAAATATGACCGGATTATAATGAATCTGCCTGGGCTTGCTTATGAGTTTTTGGATTTGGCCATGACATTAACAGCGAATAACGGAATTATAAATTATTATGAGTTTTCTGATTCCTACGGACAGGGAATAGAACGCCTGCAAAAAGCTGCAAAAAAAGAAAATAAAAAAGTCGAGATTTTAAATACCCGCAAAGTTAAATCCAGCAGTCCCGGAATGTGGCATGTTGCAATTGACGCTAAAGTAATTTCTTAG
- a CDS encoding CPBP family intramembrane glutamic endopeptidase → MIDINEKFSQKHVILFSILLALAFVVIFGFGAVTIGLIFILPPEILSLPAMDYVLSSINNLFAFVILIIIAKKLGLFEDIPWNVRGISKGLLLGIPVLLFCLVQLSGILEATYDCSIVVNVFGVVAALIYCAAIALWEEFLCRGVILTNMLKKWGNSKGGIVKAVILSAFIFGCAHIITGFGGDWTNTAIQIVYASFMGLLFGVIYIKTESLASTIVLHFILNLTAYTMPYVMPNFQAMNPVTFILSIFGFVCLWVIETYVLIDDITKKLL, encoded by the coding sequence GTGATTGATATTAATGAAAAATTTTCACAAAAGCATGTTATTTTGTTCAGCATACTTTTAGCATTGGCTTTTGTTGTAATTTTTGGATTTGGGGCAGTAACAATTGGTTTAATATTTATACTGCCTCCGGAAATACTTAGTTTGCCCGCAATGGATTATGTTTTATCTTCAATTAATAATCTTTTTGCTTTTGTTATTTTAATAATTATAGCTAAAAAACTAGGGTTATTTGAGGACATTCCATGGAATGTTAGGGGGATTTCTAAAGGATTGCTTTTGGGAATTCCGGTTTTATTGTTCTGTTTAGTTCAGCTATCCGGAATCTTAGAGGCAACCTATGATTGCAGTATTGTAGTTAATGTATTTGGTGTGGTAGCTGCTTTAATTTACTGTGCGGCAATAGCTTTGTGGGAAGAATTTCTTTGCCGTGGAGTTATTCTTACAAATATGCTTAAAAAATGGGGTAACTCTAAAGGAGGTATTGTTAAGGCAGTGATATTATCTGCATTCATATTTGGATGTGCTCATATTATCACAGGTTTTGGCGGAGACTGGACTAATACAGCTATTCAAATAGTTTATGCATCATTTATGGGATTATTATTTGGTGTTATTTATATCAAAACAGAAAGTTTAGCTTCCACTATTGTTCTTCATTTCATATTGAATTTAACTGCCTATACAATGCCTTATGTGATGCCAAATTTCCAAGCTATGAATCCGGTAACATTTATATTGTCAATATTTGGATTTGTTTGTCTTTGGGTTATTGAAACTTATGTTTTGATTGATGATATAACTAAGAAATTACTTTAG